One segment of Castanea sativa cultivar Marrone di Chiusa Pesio chromosome 3, ASM4071231v1 DNA contains the following:
- the LOC142629789 gene encoding nucleobase-ascorbate transporter 6-like, with protein MAGGQAAPPPKQEELQPHPSKDQLPNISFCITSPPPWPEAILLGFQHYLVMLGTTVLIPASLVPQMGGGNAEKAKMIQTILFVAGLNTLFQTFFGTRLPAVIGASYTFVPATISIILAGRYSDVLNPQEKFERIMRGTQGALIVASTLQIVIGFSGLWRNVARFLSPIAAVPLVALSGFGLYEFGFPVLAKCVEIGLPQLIILILFSQYLPHLIRGERHVFDRFAVIFSVAIVWIYAHLLTVGGAYKNTGPKTQISCRTDRAGIIGAAPWIRVPYPFQWGAPTFDAGEAFAMMTVSFVALVESTGAFIAVSRYASATPLPPSILSRGVGWQGVGILFSGIFGTGIGSSVSVENAGLLALTRVGSRRVVQISAGFMIFFSILGKFGAVFASIPAPIIAALYCLFFAYVGSAGISLLQFCNLNSFRTKFVLGFSIYMGLSIPQYFNEYTVVKGYGPVHTEARWFNDMINVPFSSEAFVAGLLAFFLDITLHRKDNQTRKDRGMHWWDRFRSFKTDTRSEEFYSLPFNLNKFFPSV; from the exons ATGGCAGGTGGACAAGCTGCACCACCACCAAAACAAGAAGAGCTACAGCCACATCCATCCAAAGATCAGCTACCAAATATTTCTTTCTGCATAACTAGTCCTCCACCATGGC CCGAGGCAATTCTACTTGGTTTCCAACATTACCTGGTGATGCTTGGCACAACTGTTTTGATCCCGGCATCTCTTGTTCCACAGATGGGAGGAGGCAAT gcgGAGAAAGCAAAAATGATTCAGACAATATTATTTGTGGCTGGTTTGAACACATTGTTTCAAACCTTTTTTGGGACTCGCCTACCTGCTGTGATCGGAGCTTCTTACACCTTTGTGCCAGCAACCATTTCAATCATTTTGGCTGGTCGATACAGTGATGTTTTAAATCCACAGGAG AAATTTGAAAGGATAATGCGTGGAACCCAAGGTGCTCTTATTGTAGCATCGACTCTCCAGATCGTAATTGGCTTTAGTGGACTTTGGCGTAATGTTGCAAG GTTCCTAAGTCCAATTGCTGCTGTTCCCCTAGTTGCTTTGTCAGGTTTCGGGCTATATGAGTTTGGTTTTCCTGTG CTTGCAAAATGCGTGGAGATTGGGCTGCCACAACTCATCATTCTGATACTATTTTCACAG TATTTACCTCATTTGATACGTGGGGAGAGGCATGTCTTTGATCGCTTTGCTGTTATATTCTCGGTGGCGATTGTTTGGATTTATGCTCATCTGCTCACTGTGGGTGGGGCTTACAAGAATACAGGGCCTAAAACTCAAATAAGTTGTAGAACTGATCGTGCTGGAATTATTGGCGCTGCTCCATG GATAAGAGTTCCATATCCTTTTCAATGGGGAGCTCCCAcatttgatgcaggagaagcttTTGCTATGATGACTGTTTCATTTGTTGCTCTTGTAGAG TCCACAGGTGCTTTCATTGCTGTGTCAAGGTATGCAAGTGCAACTCCACTGCCACCTTCTATTCTTAGCCGTGGTGTTGGTTGGCAG GGAGTGGGCATTCTGTTCTCTGGGATATTTGGAACTGGAATTGGGTCATCAGTTTCTGT tGAGAATGCAGGTTTATTAGCATTGACACGTGTTGGTAGCCGAAGGGTTGTCCAAATATCAGCTGGTTTCATGATCTTCTTTTCCATCCTTG GAAAATTTGGAGCTGTCTTTGCTTCAATCCCAGCACCAATCATTGCAGCTTTATACTGCCTGTTCTTTGCCTATGTGG GTTCAGCAGGCATCAGTCTTCTTCAGTTTTGCAATTTAAACAGCTTCAGAACAAAGTTTGTATTAGGCTTCTCTATTTACATGGGCTTATCAATACCTCAATACTTCAATGAATATACAGTTGTTAAAGGCTATGGTCCTGTCCACACTGAAGCAAGATGG TTCAACGATATGATCAACGTGCCCTTCTCATCAGAAGCATTTGTTGCTGGCTTGTTGGCCTTTTTCCTTGACATCACACTGCACCGGAAAGACAATCAAACCAGGAAAGATAGAGGCATGCATTGGTGGGATAGGTTCCGGTCATTCAAAACAGACACAAGAAGTGAGGAATTCTATTCGCTGCCCTTCAATCTGAACAAGTTTTTCCCATCTGTTTGA